A window of candidate division WOR-3 bacterium contains these coding sequences:
- the smc gene encoding chromosome segregation protein SMC: MYIKELQLTGFKSFQQKTTLRFSSGMSAIIGPNGCGKTNILDALRWVLGEQSFNMLRCSKTEDLIFGGTTTIPATNYADVRLILANDSLPDYPAEIEIRRRFFRTGESEYFLNRQPCRQKDIQELFLASGIGTKAYSIFDLRQMREIIAGNIRRMFEEASNLAKYQEAKADCERKLALTEADLTRLEDIIAERERVVRSLRYQAGKLRSWEKLKEEEKGYRLVELKAEFNSLGRELEALEKDIGSLEQADADRLVEVRRLEEELHQHRARLRQEQSLKDDLVSQAQSLRTRLSELEGRVLIGTQKAEFLLENARNLEQEKDRLAASTGELEQLLERSLQVVADANRGLEQREQALQQAQEVTRAAERKLYDLRSHEQTQRELLENLLERQHELRSRLVHSEAVAENVDEAVTRVKLELAEVEQRLDQCRKDEAGLQEHESAVRTRNEETQRRVSLLETELAQLEQERRRIHEELTREREQKNWVDKDLAVLSSAGPDRRAQCGRVLGEAMLGPLTKFVSVEPGWERACEAALQPVLDFLVTRDEPTVNMLERLADARLEAWCGFLSSRNDEVVGSGTALSPSQDTPQSNTAAATPETGTRTTVERLSDHVEVMKNAPGLLRELVQSFVVADTQTGTWNPESGTCVVSKQGWARFSDGRIVVAAHEQGQLRMDRLKAEKKAESEQAAIRVLELENRERELEIRCVELDRQLEEVRAVAVETGRQKSLLDAKLETVAAKLQELDRDRSRILAELNRLGGTKGSNQQTSETLRAELSAVVAEVEQQTGNLALVEKQVREQEKVARDMLDQAAQRLAELAEQRQQVARLEAESGYARRQVEERRRRIAELARAAEKAGQDAAVLRQEAVMLEPEIERTRAELARVETRIDQLKVTALAEVEEELERNLTELRRAREQSQTILMEQRMREQSLRQRRQAIEDEARTEYKTELATFEPAEVEDVVARLAQVRQRLSALGAVNPLAADDYRREREDLERVISQRDDVVTARNNLTQTLAEIDRHAKERFLATYSQVRAHFREIFRQMFLEGEADLVLTDETRPLESEVAIVARPRGKNPKRLEQLSDGEKALLAVSLLFAFYRVKPAPFCFLDEVDAPLDDANVGRFADYLKELSSTTQVIVITHNRLTVERAEALFGVTAEQPGVSTLVSVSLADYKSSAAAVAVS; encoded by the coding sequence ATTCCAGCAAAAGACCACGCTCCGTTTCTCCAGCGGCATGAGCGCCATCATTGGGCCGAACGGATGTGGCAAGACGAATATCCTCGACGCCCTGCGTTGGGTTCTGGGCGAGCAGTCGTTCAACATGTTACGTTGCAGTAAGACTGAGGATCTGATATTCGGTGGCACCACGACGATTCCCGCAACCAACTACGCGGACGTGAGGTTGATTCTTGCCAACGACAGCCTGCCGGATTACCCGGCCGAAATCGAAATCCGGCGCCGGTTCTTTCGCACCGGCGAGAGCGAGTATTTCCTGAACCGGCAGCCGTGCCGGCAGAAGGACATTCAGGAGTTATTCCTTGCGTCCGGGATCGGTACCAAGGCGTACTCGATATTTGACCTGCGGCAGATGCGAGAGATTATCGCCGGCAATATTCGCAGAATGTTCGAGGAGGCATCCAATCTTGCAAAGTACCAGGAGGCGAAGGCGGACTGCGAGCGAAAATTGGCCCTGACCGAGGCCGACCTCACTCGGCTTGAGGACATCATCGCCGAGCGCGAGCGGGTGGTCCGCAGTCTGCGCTACCAGGCCGGCAAGCTTCGTTCATGGGAGAAGCTCAAGGAGGAGGAAAAGGGATACCGGTTGGTTGAGCTGAAGGCAGAGTTCAACTCGCTCGGCCGGGAACTTGAGGCGTTGGAGAAGGACATTGGGAGTCTGGAGCAGGCTGATGCCGACCGGCTGGTAGAAGTGAGACGTTTGGAGGAGGAATTGCATCAGCACCGGGCCCGGCTGAGACAGGAGCAGAGCTTGAAAGATGACCTGGTCAGCCAAGCTCAGTCGCTGCGTACCAGGCTGAGCGAACTTGAGGGCCGGGTCCTGATCGGTACCCAGAAGGCTGAGTTTCTCTTGGAAAATGCGCGGAACCTGGAGCAGGAAAAGGATCGGCTCGCCGCCAGCACGGGCGAACTTGAGCAATTGCTCGAACGGTCGCTGCAGGTAGTGGCCGATGCTAATCGTGGGCTGGAGCAACGCGAACAGGCGCTGCAACAGGCGCAGGAGGTAACGCGGGCCGCGGAAAGAAAACTGTATGATCTCCGCAGCCACGAGCAGACCCAGCGTGAGCTGCTCGAGAATCTGCTGGAGCGGCAGCATGAGCTTCGTAGCCGCCTGGTGCACAGTGAGGCAGTGGCGGAGAACGTGGACGAAGCAGTGACGCGGGTGAAGCTCGAACTCGCCGAGGTCGAGCAACGGCTGGACCAGTGCCGGAAGGATGAGGCAGGACTGCAGGAGCACGAATCAGCGGTCAGAACTCGGAATGAGGAGACCCAGCGTCGAGTCTCGCTTCTCGAGACCGAGCTTGCCCAACTCGAACAGGAACGAAGACGCATCCACGAGGAGCTGACCCGGGAACGCGAGCAGAAGAATTGGGTGGATAAGGACCTCGCCGTGCTCAGTTCAGCCGGGCCGGACAGGAGGGCGCAATGCGGCCGCGTTCTGGGTGAAGCGATGCTTGGCCCGCTCACTAAGTTTGTGTCAGTGGAGCCTGGATGGGAGAGGGCATGCGAGGCTGCACTGCAACCGGTGCTTGATTTTCTCGTTACGAGAGATGAACCCACTGTTAACATGCTTGAGAGACTGGCTGACGCAAGACTTGAGGCTTGGTGTGGGTTTCTCAGTAGCAGAAATGATGAGGTGGTGGGCAGCGGGACAGCGTTAAGTCCGAGTCAGGACACGCCTCAATCGAACACGGCTGCGGCAACCCCGGAGACCGGGACCCGGACAACAGTTGAGCGGCTGTCAGATCACGTTGAGGTAATGAAGAATGCGCCAGGGCTGTTGCGGGAATTGGTGCAGTCATTTGTGGTTGCGGATACACAAACGGGAACCTGGAACCCGGAGTCTGGAACCTGTGTGGTGAGTAAACAGGGCTGGGCCAGGTTCAGCGACGGACGAATTGTCGTTGCGGCACACGAACAGGGTCAGCTCCGAATGGACCGGCTGAAAGCTGAGAAGAAGGCTGAGTCAGAGCAAGCCGCAATCCGAGTTCTCGAGCTTGAGAACAGGGAACGTGAGCTCGAGATTCGATGTGTCGAGCTGGACCGTCAACTTGAAGAAGTGCGAGCGGTAGCCGTTGAGACCGGCCGACAGAAGTCGTTGCTCGATGCAAAGCTCGAGACAGTGGCAGCCAAGCTTCAGGAGCTGGACCGGGACCGTAGCCGGATACTTGCGGAGCTGAACCGGCTGGGCGGGACCAAGGGCAGCAACCAGCAGACGTCGGAGACACTCAGAGCCGAACTTTCGGCAGTGGTAGCCGAGGTTGAGCAGCAGACCGGTAACCTTGCTTTAGTGGAAAAGCAAGTGAGGGAACAGGAGAAGGTTGCGCGGGACATGTTAGATCAGGCGGCACAGCGACTGGCAGAGCTTGCCGAACAGCGACAGCAGGTTGCGCGGCTGGAGGCCGAGAGCGGCTACGCCCGGCGCCAGGTTGAGGAACGAAGGCGGAGAATTGCTGAGCTCGCGCGAGCGGCTGAAAAAGCCGGCCAGGATGCGGCAGTGCTGAGGCAGGAAGCGGTGATGCTGGAGCCCGAAATCGAGCGGACCCGAGCCGAGCTTGCGCGTGTCGAGACGAGAATTGACCAACTGAAAGTTACGGCCCTGGCGGAGGTCGAGGAGGAACTCGAACGCAACTTGACCGAATTGCGCAGAGCGAGGGAACAGAGCCAGACTATTCTGATGGAACAGCGAATGCGTGAGCAGAGTTTGAGACAGCGCCGGCAGGCCATCGAGGATGAGGCGAGGACTGAGTACAAGACCGAGCTTGCGACGTTTGAGCCGGCTGAAGTCGAGGATGTGGTGGCACGGCTGGCCCAGGTTCGGCAACGGCTCAGCGCTCTGGGCGCGGTGAATCCACTGGCAGCTGACGACTATCGGCGTGAGCGAGAGGATTTGGAGCGCGTCATCAGCCAGCGCGACGACGTAGTCACGGCCCGCAACAATCTGACCCAGACCTTGGCTGAGATTGACCGGCACGCGAAGGAGCGATTCTTAGCGACTTACAGCCAAGTGCGCGCCCATTTCCGGGAGATATTCCGGCAGATGTTTCTTGAGGGCGAGGCCGACCTTGTGCTTACTGATGAGACAAGACCACTTGAGTCCGAAGTCGCAATCGTTGCCAGACCACGGGGCAAAAATCCAAAGCGATTGGAACAGCTCTCTGATGGCGAGAAGGCGCTGCTTGCGGTTTCGCTCTTGTTCGCTTTCTACCGGGTCAAGCCGGCGCCGTTCTGTTTCCTCGACGAAGTAGATGCACCGCTGGACGATGCAAATGTCGGACGATTTGCAGACTATCTCAAGGAGCTGTCTTCGACCACCCAGGTAATTGTCATCACCCACAACCGGCTAACCGTGGAACGTGCTGAGGCACTGTTCGGCGTGACCGCGGAGCAGCCGGGCGTATCCACCCTGGTCTCAGTCAGTCTGGCCGACTACAAGAGCTCGGCAGCGGCTGTGGCGGTCAGCTAG
- the ftsY gene encoding signal recognition particle-docking protein FtsY, with protein MNRQDDKEHRPLDNPELESYKPKSAIDRLRQGLAKTRDVFRRLLAARNDTEIEELLLSADVGVKASRLLAERVLTARDRRAALEQEIVNILKVSGSEVRVPGTELPAVVMVVGVNGSGKTTTVGKLCYFFGRQGLRVVVAAADTYRDAAAAQLSIWAGRAGVDIVLSAKGQDAAAVAYDAIAKARNRGMDVVLVDTAGRLHTRQDLMAEVEKVKRVCGKAREGAPDETWLVLDATVGQNGLRQAEAFHKRLNLTGIIIAKLDGTAKGGILIPIALELRIPIRFVGTGEGIEDLEPFDPRTYARALVGE; from the coding sequence ATGAACCGCCAGGACGACAAGGAGCATCGGCCTTTGGATAACCCGGAACTGGAGAGCTATAAGCCGAAATCCGCCATTGACCGGCTCAGGCAGGGGCTGGCGAAGACAAGGGACGTATTCCGCCGGCTGCTGGCCGCGCGGAATGATACCGAGATCGAAGAACTGCTGCTTTCCGCCGATGTTGGTGTGAAGGCAAGCCGACTTCTGGCTGAAAGAGTGCTGACGGCAAGGGACCGGCGAGCCGCTCTGGAGCAGGAGATAGTCAACATCTTGAAAGTTTCGGGTTCTGAGGTCAGAGTCCCGGGGACGGAATTGCCAGCAGTGGTAATGGTTGTCGGAGTGAACGGATCGGGCAAGACTACAACCGTGGGCAAGCTGTGTTATTTCTTCGGTCGGCAAGGGTTGAGAGTAGTCGTAGCCGCGGCTGATACGTACCGGGATGCGGCTGCGGCTCAGCTTTCGATCTGGGCCGGCCGGGCCGGGGTTGACATTGTACTATCGGCCAAGGGCCAGGATGCAGCAGCAGTGGCATACGATGCCATTGCCAAGGCGCGAAATCGTGGTATGGACGTCGTGTTGGTTGATACGGCCGGCCGGCTGCACACCCGTCAGGACCTGATGGCTGAGGTCGAAAAGGTGAAAAGGGTCTGCGGCAAAGCGCGGGAAGGAGCGCCCGATGAGACATGGCTTGTCCTAGACGCCACGGTTGGGCAGAACGGCTTGCGCCAAGCCGAGGCGTTTCACAAACGGCTGAATCTTACCGGCATCATCATTGCGAAACTCGACGGCACAGCCAAGGGCGGGATTCTCATCCCGATTGCGCTTGAGCTTAGGATTCCGATAAGATTTGTCGGAACCGGAGAGGGCATCGAGGATTTGGAGCCATTTGACCCTCGGACGTATGCTCGGGCGCTGGTCGGAGAGTGA
- a CDS encoding M23 family metallopeptidase yields the protein MSFIVTTNYSARMLKRTLPLPVVRAVLGLTAFLAAIALAALILAGIGAYQFGRLSYLEYRNRQLEAEFNQLITLKERLVDLEEQRKRMAEMLGVELTPAPVDWGAPPPDSGVMAGMTLGSRPVPSVAPLDDYVVSRGFSPAHPAMDLAAQSGTSVRAAADGIVAELGTDSVFGLFLLLRHTQGYETYYAHLTDWKVRVADTVQAGQVIGTVGSTGRSSAPHLHFEVRRDGECMNPTWIVKQ from the coding sequence GTGTCGTTCATTGTCACGACTAACTACAGTGCGCGAATGCTCAAGCGCACACTTCCTTTGCCCGTGGTACGGGCAGTACTCGGTCTCACTGCTTTTCTTGCCGCAATCGCGCTTGCCGCACTAATCCTGGCCGGGATAGGCGCATACCAGTTCGGCCGGCTGTCCTATCTTGAGTACCGTAACCGTCAGCTTGAAGCCGAGTTCAACCAGCTCATAACACTCAAGGAGCGCCTGGTTGATCTTGAAGAACAGAGAAAGCGAATGGCCGAAATGCTCGGGGTCGAATTAACTCCGGCACCGGTGGACTGGGGTGCGCCACCACCTGATTCCGGCGTGATGGCCGGAATGACCCTCGGGAGCAGACCGGTACCCAGTGTCGCACCACTTGATGACTATGTCGTCTCACGTGGATTTAGCCCGGCCCATCCGGCAATGGACCTTGCCGCCCAGTCCGGGACCTCGGTCCGGGCAGCCGCGGACGGAATCGTAGCAGAACTCGGCACCGACTCCGTGTTCGGCCTGTTTCTGCTTCTAAGGCACACCCAGGGTTACGAGACTTACTACGCTCATCTTACCGACTGGAAGGTACGTGTTGCCGACACGGTCCAAGCCGGGCAGGTTATTGGCACAGTTGGTTCGACCGGCCGGTCCAGCGCACCACATCTGCACTTCGAGGTGCGCCGTGACGGCGAGTGCATGAACCCAACCTGGATAGTGAAGCAGTAG
- a CDS encoding ParB/RepB/Spo0J family partition protein, which translates to MTRKALGKGISAIIPEETRAAFAVETRPVPVAEIRPNPYQPRQQVEENLEELAASIKAKGVLQPVVVRRCRDGYELVMGERRLRAAKLAGLETIPAMVRDTDEAEMLELALIENLQRTDLNPVDEALAYRKLVDEFKLTHDEVAQRVGKDRSTVTNALRLLTLPYKVRDLLAAGRISTGHARALLSLSSRRDQVELAERIVRDGLSVRQVEKLCSRRAGLKEKPRPEKDVYIRELEERLQEALGTKVTVSESKRGGVIVVYYHSPEDLERLVNIMVRKE; encoded by the coding sequence ATGACACGCAAGGCGCTCGGTAAGGGCATCAGTGCAATCATCCCGGAAGAAACAAGAGCCGCATTCGCGGTTGAAACCAGACCGGTGCCAGTCGCGGAAATCAGGCCGAACCCGTACCAACCGCGACAGCAGGTAGAGGAGAATCTTGAAGAACTGGCAGCCTCGATAAAGGCCAAAGGTGTACTCCAGCCGGTGGTGGTGCGGCGTTGCCGCGACGGTTATGAACTGGTGATGGGCGAACGCCGGCTGAGGGCTGCGAAGCTGGCCGGACTCGAGACGATTCCAGCAATGGTGCGCGATACTGACGAAGCCGAAATGCTGGAGCTGGCCCTGATCGAGAATCTGCAACGGACCGACTTGAACCCAGTAGACGAAGCCTTGGCATATCGAAAGCTGGTGGACGAGTTCAAACTTACCCACGACGAGGTCGCACAGCGCGTTGGCAAGGACCGCTCCACGGTCACCAATGCCCTGCGGCTTCTGACCCTGCCCTACAAGGTGCGTGACCTTTTGGCTGCAGGCCGAATCTCCACCGGCCATGCGCGCGCCCTCTTGAGCCTGTCCAGCCGACGGGACCAGGTCGAACTGGCCGAGCGGATTGTGCGGGACGGGCTCTCGGTCCGCCAGGTCGAGAAACTGTGCAGTCGGCGTGCCGGGCTCAAGGAAAAGCCCAGGCCCGAGAAGGACGTGTACATCCGGGAGCTCGAGGAGCGACTTCAGGAGGCGCTCGGCACCAAGGTCACCGTCAGTGAGTCAAAGCGGGGCGGCGTAATCGTCGTTTATTATCATTCGCCGGAAGACCTGGAACGGTTGGTGAACATAATGGTACGAAAGGAGTAG